Within the Miscanthus floridulus cultivar M001 chromosome 2, ASM1932011v1, whole genome shotgun sequence genome, the region TACATGTAAACTACTGCTCTCCCTCCTCCTCTGTTTGTTTTCCTTGCTGGCGTACCAATGCACGATACAAAGAAACAAAGTCAAACCATCCCCTCCTCAACCCAACCACCATGACAGCAAACCATGAACTCCATATGCCCAAAGCACCCCTACCCCCCCAGTTAATCATTGCCAATGCCATCAGTCATCCAAGGCACATCTTTCCTGGGTACCTTTGCTTTGATTAGTACACAATGTTTGAAAACTTCACGTTAAAGGGCATGCTTGGCAAGTTCCTTCAATGTTGCCAGTTAAACCTTCCCTATCCAGTTCCAAACTTTGCAACCCCCTCCCTCCTGCTacaagcaacagcagcagcacacCAGCCTCCAAGAAGAGGAACAAGGAGGAGGAAGGTGAGGAGTTGCCTCCGAAAGCAAGCCATCACTGGCTACCAAATGCAGGCATGCATATAGCGAACAGGACAAGAAGAAGCAgaagcagaggaggaagaagaacaagtagGAGCAGAGCTGAAGGACACCAAGAAACCGGTTGCGCGCTGCCACCATGTCCTATGATCAGATGCTCTCGCCGCTTTTCAGTGCCCGGCGATCGGCGTGGAGAGCGGctcagcacggcggcggcggcgacgcagtGACGAGGCAGATACTCAAGTGCACGAGGTGGCAGCTCGAGGAGACCACCGACTTCGTCACCTGCCCCTACCACTACTACTGCGACAGCTCCTACCCGGGGGACTACTCCGCCGCCGTCGGCGTGCTCGTCGCGGCCTTCGCCGCGTACTGCTTCCTCTCTACTCTCGCGTTCACCGTCCTCGACCTCGTCCGGGGCAACGGTAGTAGCTCGCCGGCGGCCGGCGTCAGGGGCATCAAGAGGAAGTACCTGCTCCCCTCAGGCCCGTTCCTGCTCCCCCTGGTGCTGCTCGCGCTCGCCAGGGGGCAGCGGGTCAACGCCGTGTTCCCGCTCGCGCAGCTCGGCCCGGCATTGCTCCTGCTGCTCCAGGCCTCGGCGCTGGCGTTCCGGAACGAGGCCGACGGCGACATCCGGTACGCGGTGCTGGAGGCGTCCACGGTGTCCGGCGTGCTGCACGCCAGCCTGTACCTGGACGCCGTCGTGCTGCCGTACTACACGGGGCTGGAGGCGCTCCGGTGGTCCCGCTTCTCCGGGGAGTGCGCGTCGTGCCTGTGCCGGATGGAGCCCCTGGTCGTGGGCGGCACGGCGGTGCAGTACCGGGGCCTGTCCAAGACGGCGCTGGCGATCATCTTCGCGCTGTGCTCGCGGATGGTGTGCCGCATCTACGGCGAGGAGCGGCTCAGCGCGTGGACGCGGTCCGCATTGGAAGCCGTGGGCTGGGTGTTCGTGGCCGCCGATGCGGTGTACCTCGTCTGTTGGGTCGCCGCGGAGggcggcggcgtcggtgtggCGGCCTACAGCCTGGTCGCCGGGCTGGTGTTCCTGAGCGTCTTCGGCAAGGTGTACCGGTTCTTGGCGTGGGTGGAGGCGAGGCAATCGCAGTGGAAATCCAGCCTCTGCCATAGCACTGTTTGATTGATGATGATACT harbors:
- the LOC136540246 gene encoding uncharacterized protein, whose product is MSYDQMLSPLFSARRSAWRAAQHGGGGDAVTRQILKCTRWQLEETTDFVTCPYHYYCDSSYPGDYSAAVGVLVAAFAAYCFLSTLAFTVLDLVRGNGSSSPAAGVRGIKRKYLLPSGPFLLPLVLLALARGQRVNAVFPLAQLGPALLLLLQASALAFRNEADGDIRYAVLEASTVSGVLHASLYLDAVVLPYYTGLEALRWSRFSGECASCLCRMEPLVVGGTAVQYRGLSKTALAIIFALCSRMVCRIYGEERLSAWTRSALEAVGWVFVAADAVYLVCWVAAEGGGVGVAAYSLVAGLVFLSVFGKVYRFLAWVEARQSQWKSSLCHSTV